The genome window GCAGTCTTTGCTTTATATGAAAAACATATCGCCCGACAAACAGGATCTCCTCTGGTTGTTGTTGGTTTGTTCAAACAAAAATCGTTTGTTGCCGGACTTCTTGTTAATTTATGTATTTTTTCAGCAATATCAGCATTTTTCTTTACATTTGGGGTATATTGGCAGATTGGGATGGGCTTTTCTACCGTAAATGCAGGTCTAACCAGCTTGGCATGGTCAATCAGTGTAATAATAATTTCCGGAACTTCAGTGAGGCTTGTAACTAAATTTGGCAGAAAGTTAATTCGTACAGGAGTAGTCTTATTAATTGCCGCTATGGCAGGAATGATTATAACTGTACTTAAAAAAGGGATATCAATAGGCTCGTGGAATATGATACCACTCATGGTGATAGGTGGATTGGGAATAGGGTTGATAGCACCTGTACTCACTAATATTATTCTCGGAAGTGTCAGAAACGATGATGTCGGCTCTGCATCGGGGATTATCAATACTGTAACACAGATGGGCAACGGGATAGGTGTTGCTTTAGTCGGGGTTGTCTTTTTTGGTGTATTGGCAAATCAGGCAGGCATAAGTGCTGAAAAGGCTGTTCCGCAAATTCGATCCGAATTTCAGGCTATAGGAGTACCAAGAGAATTAGAGGAAATGATTATTGATGACTTTAAGATTTCATTTTCTAAAGGACTTTTTGAAAATGAAACTCAGCGCTCTATTTCCTGTCTTCAGCGGCTTGAGGAAGCAAAATCCAATAATCAGATTTCAAAAAAGGTGGAAGATTCGATATTGAAAGTGATGAAAGATGAATCAAACAAAAACCGTAAGCTTGTATTTAATCTATCCTTCAGATTTGCGCTTGCTTTTATATCCATAGTTTTTTTGATAGCTTTCATATTAATCACCTTACTGCCTAGGAAAAGTATAGAAATGTAACTTGTTTTTTCTTGCTAGAAAATCTAGTTTTGATAATAATCATATACTTAATAATGTACAACCAGGAGGCATATATGATTGAATCAGGATTTAAAGAAATACCTAACGTTGGTGAAGAATATTTCAGTTCTAAGTATGATTCTTTTGTCGATGTTTTAAGAGAAAGAGCTAATCAAACGCCCTATTCTGCTGCAATTACATATTTAGTTGATGGAGAAGAAATTGAAGAAAAATACACATTTTCTGAAATTGACACGTTTGCAAAACGTCTTGCACTAAAAATTCTGAATTATTGTAAAGCCGGTGATAGAGTTGTTTTTTTTTCAGAACGTTCAATAGATGTATTTTTATATTTTCTTGGCTGTCAATATGCTGGAGTGGTGGCAATACCAGTTGCTCCGCCATTAGGAGAAAAAGCTGAAAAGATTTTGGAAGATATTGTTGGCGATTCGCAGGCAAAGTGCGTCTTAACAACAAACAGCACGCTTTCGAACATAGAACATATTATCAAGCGATTAACTTTGTGTGGGTGCAAGCATTTTATTTCGGGTGAAGAAATTGAAAATTATGACGAAAATAAGTGGACTGTTCCTCAAATAAATTCAGATTCCATAGCAAGCATCCTATATACTTCAGGGTCAACTGGTACAGCAAAAGGAGTTATGCAAACAAATAAAAACCACTTGACCAGTGCGGATGCTTTTACTGAAGCGTGGATGCCAATTACTTATGAAAGGACATTAGTTACATGGATGCCTTTACACAACGCTTTTGGACTAAATGTTGCCACAGTTAATTCACTTTGCCATAAATTCAATGTAGTATTATTACCTTACACAAGTGTGGTTATGAGCCCTATAAAGTGGTTGAAAGCTATATCAAAGTACAAAGCTGATTATTCCGGCACAATTAACTTTCTGCTGGAGCTTTGCTGCAAGAAAATCACTGATGAACAATGCAATGGTCTTGATTTAAGCAGTTGTACAGCTTTGCTAAACTCTGGTGAGAAAATTCGTGTTGATACATATAACAAATTCTGCAACAAATTCGGCAGGTACGGGTACAAACCGGAAGCTTTAAAGAATCTTTTGGGTTCGACAGAAACACTAAGTTTAACTTTTGGACGCGGGCTTATTGTTAAGTATTTAAATAAAAAGAAAATGGAGAAAAACATAGTTGATATATCTCCTGTTGACGGGCCTGAATATAAACAGGTGGTGAGTGCCGGTACAGTAAATAGTTTGGCAAAAGTTGCAATAGTCAACCCGGATACGGAAAAATCATGTAAAGCCAATGAAATAGGTGAGATTTGGGTAAAAAGCAATACTGTAGCAAAGGGTTACTGGAATAGTTACGAAAAGGTTATAACTGAATTATCAAGTGCATATATAGCGGACACAGGAGAAGGCCCGTTTTATAGGATGGGTGATATGGGTTTTTTCTATGAAGGTCAATTGTATTTAACAGGCCGCTGCAAGGCAATGATTATTATCAATGGAAAGAACTATTATTTGGACGATATTGATGAATTGGTAGGACGTTCACATCCATCTCTTAGCACAGCATCATGTGCATCATTTGTAGAAGAAATAGCAGATAAAGAAAGGCTTTTGCTAGTGTGTGAAATCAATGAAAACGAAATTGCACAAAAAGATATGTCAAATATCATTGAGTTTATACAAAATAAGATTTATTTGGCTTTGGAGGTGCCAGTTTACTCAATTAATTTTGTAAAACCAGGGGAGATAGAAAGATCACCAACTGGAAAATTGATAAGAAATGCAACTAAGAAAAAATTTCTTAACAATAAGATGAATATAGTATATTCATGGCGAGAAACACTTAGCGGTGACTGCGTACCAGATTTTCAAACAATTGAAGATATTGAAAAACAGACTAAATTAATTGTAAGCAGCCTCTCTGACAGAGCGCCCGAGAAAATAAACGTCCAAACCCCGTTTGCTTATAATGGTCTTGATTCAGTCAAACTGTTGGATTTCTCCTATCAATTGGAAAAAACCTTTAAAATTAAAATTGTGATGTCAACAATTTTTAAGTGTAGAAATATAAAATCCCTATGTGAATATATACAAAGAAATATCAGCTAAGTTTTGGGGTGCAATTAATTCTCTTTAAGGAGGGGGAATAATGAACACGATTATCATTAATAAAGAACTCTGCACTGGTTGCAAAATCTGTTTTAAATCGTGCTTTATTGATGTCATAAAATGGGATGCTGCATCTAAGAAGCCAATTGTAAAATATCCAAAGGAATGTGTACAGTGCGGATACTGTGAAATCAACTGTCCAAAGAGAGCGGTTAAAGTGGAACCGGATTATGGGAGTTATCTGTTTCCACGTGAAAACATTAATGAAATGTAAAAAAGGAGAAAAAATCATGCCGGAAATTACAAAGACAGACGTATTAGTGGTAGGTGGCAGTCTGGCAGGTATTTCAGCAGCAATAACTGCAAAGGAAGCATATCCTGAATTAGAAGTTACCGTTGTCGAAAAGTATACATCGGGTTATGCCGGAAAGGCAAACAGGGGTGCCGGAATTATGGTTATGATAGGCAATTCAAACCCGGAAGATTATGTAAGATATCATGTTCATCACATAGGAGATTATTTAAATGACCAGAATGCATTAAGAAAATATGCTGCATACCTTGATGAAGGCGTTAGATTGCTGGATAAATGGTCTGGTGGAAAAGTATGCAAAAACAAAGATGGCTCCTTTAAAACTCTGAAATGGTTGGCACAGATAACCGGTACCGATGAAGACGGAAAAAGAACTTTTGATGAACCTGATCATTTCCCATGGACTCTGGTCGCTATTGAATTGGATTATATGCTGAATGTGTGCCGCTATGCAACAAAAGTGGGTATAAAAATTATTGATAGGACAGGAATAGTTGATCTGCTTAAAGATGGTGACAGAATCAGTGGCGCGGTCGGATACAATATAGATACCGAAGAACAAATGGTGTTCCAAGCAAAATCTATTATACTTGCGACAGGTTCACAAAATTATCGAGTTATGCCTATGTGGTCACCTGGGCGGGGAGAAGGTTTGGCAGCAGCTTTCAGGGCAGGTGCGCAGTTTAGAAATTGTGAATTTGGCTCTTTCTATAACTGGACCTCGCTTGACAACTTTGAGTCTGACATGGGCGTTGAGTTTGCTTTGTTTAATGATAAAGGTGAAAATGTAGGAGAGCCTCATACAAGAGGAGAGCATCCGGATGTAGACCAAAATTCGCTTGCGGAATGGTATAAGCAGACGCGTGATGGCAATGGACCTATGCATTACCGTATGGAAGCAAATCCACTAATGCCGTATTTAACTTCAGTTTTAGCATCCAATTCTTTCTACGACAGACCGTATGCGGATCGTTTTTGGAACAATTTGTTTTTTAATGCCTTTTCCCAGCATACCAGCGATGAAGTAGTTCCGGGTCTGATAGGTGAATTTTCTGGTCTTCAGGTTGATATGAATATGGCAACTACAATCCCGGGATTATTTGCAGCCGGAGATATATGCTATGGAGGTTCCGCTGCAGCTGGCGCAGTGCCGCCACCTCCGGGACGTATCAGGGGGAGTGGATTGGCATTTGCCCAATATTCAGGGCGTATAGCAGGACCAAGTGCTGCAGCATATGCCTCTGTTGTAAATCATGGAAATATAGACAGAATTGCGATTGAACAAATAGATGTGCGCTTTATGAAACCTTTATCACAAAATGGAACTATAGACGTTATGGACTTCCTATCAGAAATACATAAAGTAATGCAGCCTCTTGGAAATAGCTTATATCGTAATGAAGAAAGAATTCTGGCTGCTTTGAAACGCATTCAAGAATTGAAGGCGGAGACACCAAAACTGAAAGCAGAGGACGCACATCAATTATTTGGATGCAATGAAATTGAATCCATGCTGATTTGTGCAGAACTTTTTTTTACAACTTCATTATCAAGAAAAGAATCCCGAGGATGGTTTTTAAGAGAAGACTATCCAGAAAAATCAAAAGAAGTAAAATGGTATACAGTAAAGAACATAAATGGCAGTCTGGCAATTGATGAGATGGCAGTTCCATTTGAGAATTATGAGTATAAACCGGAATAGAAAGGAGGATATATTCTTGATAGAAAAACAACCAATTCCGATGACACAGGAAGAACAAAAAAGACCTTATGCAAAATATTATAAAACTCAGCTGGCTCAGCCCAATATTGAACAAATGGAGAAACTCAATAAAGGACCTATAGATCCCCAAAAAGCAATTCTTCCTGAAAATTTAAATGAATTAATAAAAAATGGATATATTGAAGCCGAAACCGGATATTGCATTTTGGAAAATGGCGCAGGATATATGACAGTAAGCAATGAATTCCCCGGCTGTAGCCTGGAAATGATTTATTGGTGGTATGCTTGGCATACGCTGGAAGGCTTACGCTATAAAATTTGGAATCCCTTCTGTCACCAGACTATTGCAATTTCAGATGAGCACAGAGAAAAAATTACAAATCCCAGCATACCGTTAGAGGAAAAATCACGGGGTGTAATACATTTCGAAGTTGAGAATATTGGAGCAGGATTTCAGGATATAGTTATACATTTCTTGACACATAAAGAATTAGGAATCGCAGAAGAATTGGATACTTCTAAAGCAACAATAATTGGCGGCTATGGCCTGATAGAAAACAGGGAAGTTATTCCGGGTAAGCATAAGGGTAAAATGCCGGCCATAATGATTCATAATTTCCGGGAAACCAAATATGGTGTAGAATCCAGAACAATATACTGGTTGGGATACAGAATAAATAAAGGCTTTCCTGTGTTAGTACTTCCGAGAGGTGTTACGATACCGGTTGAAGTACCTATGGGACTAGCAATTAATAATGTACAAGAGTTCTCTCATCTGGCATCAATTTTACCTGATATTTATAAAGAATTCGGCAATTTACCACTCTAGTGACCGGGAGGGGAGCCTATGTCTATTTCAGATAGTATTAATCAGTTAAGAGATAATTTGAAAGACTCTGAAATTACCATAGCTGTATCAGTTTGCCCAAGTGAGGAAGATATTGCAATTATTGGGTTGAGCGGAAGGTATCCAATGGCAGACAATTTACATGATTTTTGGGAAAACTTGAAATCAGGCAAAGACTGTATCAGAGAGATACCTAAGGATAGATGGAATAATAACCGCTACTTTGATCCTGACAAATATAGTACAAGCACATATTACAGCAAATGGGGCGGGTTTTTAGAAAACATAGACATGTTTGATGCGACATTTTTTAATATATCACCTAAAGAAGCTGAGGTAATAGATCCACAGGAAAGATTATTCCTTGAAACAGTATGGCATGCTATTGAAGATGCAGGTTATAAGAAGGGTAGCTTGTCTGATTCGGATATGGGGGTATTTGTCGGGGTAATGTTCGGACAATACCAGCTTTTCGGAGCAGAGGAATTGATGAAAGGTAACTACAGGTTCAGCGAGACAAGCTATGCTTCCATTGCAAATCGAGTATCATTTTTCTTGAATTTACATGGACCCAGTATTGCGATAGATACTATGTGCTCATCTTCACTTGTCGCTGTTCATATGGCTTGTGAAAGCATCAGAAGAGGAGAATGCCAATCAGCTATCGCAGGCGGTGTCAATCTTTCTTTGCACCCTATCAAGTATTACTTGTTAAGCCAAAAAAGGTTTGCATCAAGTGATGGAAGATGCAGGGCCTTTGGAGAACGTGGAGATGGTTATGTGCCTGGAGAAGGGGTTGGCGCTGTTTTTTTAAAGCCATTAAAGAAAGCTGTTCAAGACGGGGACAATATCTATGCTGTTATAAAAGGCAGTGCAATCAATCATGGCGGTAAAACTAATGGATATACAGTTCCAAACCCAATTGCTCAATCGGAAGTAATATCAAAAGCATTGAAAAAGGCCAATATAAATCCACGAACCATAAGCTATGTTGAGGCACATGGGAC of Clostridia bacterium contains these proteins:
- a CDS encoding non-ribosomal peptide synthetase, whose amino-acid sequence is MIESGFKEIPNVGEEYFSSKYDSFVDVLRERANQTPYSAAITYLVDGEEIEEKYTFSEIDTFAKRLALKILNYCKAGDRVVFFSERSIDVFLYFLGCQYAGVVAIPVAPPLGEKAEKILEDIVGDSQAKCVLTTNSTLSNIEHIIKRLTLCGCKHFISGEEIENYDENKWTVPQINSDSIASILYTSGSTGTAKGVMQTNKNHLTSADAFTEAWMPITYERTLVTWMPLHNAFGLNVATVNSLCHKFNVVLLPYTSVVMSPIKWLKAISKYKADYSGTINFLLELCCKKITDEQCNGLDLSSCTALLNSGEKIRVDTYNKFCNKFGRYGYKPEALKNLLGSTETLSLTFGRGLIVKYLNKKKMEKNIVDISPVDGPEYKQVVSAGTVNSLAKVAIVNPDTEKSCKANEIGEIWVKSNTVAKGYWNSYEKVITELSSAYIADTGEGPFYRMGDMGFFYEGQLYLTGRCKAMIIINGKNYYLDDIDELVGRSHPSLSTASCASFVEEIADKERLLLVCEINENEIAQKDMSNIIEFIQNKIYLALEVPVYSINFVKPGEIERSPTGKLIRNATKKKFLNNKMNIVYSWRETLSGDCVPDFQTIEDIEKQTKLIVSSLSDRAPEKINVQTPFAYNGLDSVKLLDFSYQLEKTFKIKIVMSTIFKCRNIKSLCEYIQRNIS
- a CDS encoding MFS transporter, which translates into the protein MENIKSDNNILHSSELKIQRRRWISLAIVLVAVFMDLLDSTIVGLAIPVIQRDIGTSLTLMQWVIAAYSISLSILLIVGGRLGDIFGRKRIFILGVAGFILASAICGCAQNAVILIGARAMQGGMAALMIPQVLSIIHILFPPKERGIALGIYGGVVGLATISGPLIGAFLIHGNLFSLGWRTIFLINIPIGIVTLICTIIFIEESKSSKAMRLDIIGMVIVTAGLLLFVYPLIQGGEEGWPIWSFLMIIISIPIFAVFALYEKHIARQTGSPLVVVGLFKQKSFVAGLLVNLCIFSAISAFFFTFGVYWQIGMGFSTVNAGLTSLAWSISVIIISGTSVRLVTKFGRKLIRTGVVLLIAAMAGMIITVLKKGISIGSWNMIPLMVIGGLGIGLIAPVLTNIILGSVRNDDVGSASGIINTVTQMGNGIGVALVGVVFFGVLANQAGISAEKAVPQIRSEFQAIGVPRELEEMIIDDFKISFSKGLFENETQRSISCLQRLEEAKSNNQISKKVEDSILKVMKDESNKNRKLVFNLSFRFALAFISIVFLIAFILITLLPRKSIEM
- a CDS encoding FAD-binding protein — its product is MPEITKTDVLVVGGSLAGISAAITAKEAYPELEVTVVEKYTSGYAGKANRGAGIMVMIGNSNPEDYVRYHVHHIGDYLNDQNALRKYAAYLDEGVRLLDKWSGGKVCKNKDGSFKTLKWLAQITGTDEDGKRTFDEPDHFPWTLVAIELDYMLNVCRYATKVGIKIIDRTGIVDLLKDGDRISGAVGYNIDTEEQMVFQAKSIILATGSQNYRVMPMWSPGRGEGLAAAFRAGAQFRNCEFGSFYNWTSLDNFESDMGVEFALFNDKGENVGEPHTRGEHPDVDQNSLAEWYKQTRDGNGPMHYRMEANPLMPYLTSVLASNSFYDRPYADRFWNNLFFNAFSQHTSDEVVPGLIGEFSGLQVDMNMATTIPGLFAAGDICYGGSAAAGAVPPPPGRIRGSGLAFAQYSGRIAGPSAAAYASVVNHGNIDRIAIEQIDVRFMKPLSQNGTIDVMDFLSEIHKVMQPLGNSLYRNEERILAALKRIQELKAETPKLKAEDAHQLFGCNEIESMLICAELFFTTSLSRKESRGWFLREDYPEKSKEVKWYTVKNINGSLAIDEMAVPFENYEYKPE
- a CDS encoding hydrolase, producing the protein MIEKQPIPMTQEEQKRPYAKYYKTQLAQPNIEQMEKLNKGPIDPQKAILPENLNELIKNGYIEAETGYCILENGAGYMTVSNEFPGCSLEMIYWWYAWHTLEGLRYKIWNPFCHQTIAISDEHREKITNPSIPLEEKSRGVIHFEVENIGAGFQDIVIHFLTHKELGIAEELDTSKATIIGGYGLIENREVIPGKHKGKMPAIMIHNFRETKYGVESRTIYWLGYRINKGFPVLVLPRGVTIPVEVPMGLAINNVQEFSHLASILPDIYKEFGNLPL
- a CDS encoding 4Fe-4S binding protein, coding for MNTIIINKELCTGCKICFKSCFIDVIKWDAASKKPIVKYPKECVQCGYCEINCPKRAVKVEPDYGSYLFPRENINEM